The segment GATAATTACCTGAGTCATAACATCGAGCCAAAGAGCCACATCCCTTTCACCCAATATATGAAAGCCTAATACCCGATGAGTTTCCGAATCTAAAACTATTTGCATATTAACTATTTGATTTTCTGAATATATGCTTGGCTTTACATAGGTAGATAAGCCGACTGAAACAGGTTTATAGCCTATTTTCTCGGCGTATTCTTTTGTTATTCCTGTAGCTCCAAACTGGAAATCGTGAAGATTTACTATCCAAGCGTTAACAGTTCCAGGAAAGAAATCATTCCCGCCTACTACGTTTATCCCCGCAACTCTCCCCTGTCTAACAGCTGTTGACGCTAAAAGGCTTAATACGGGTTTCCTAGAAATTAATTCAAGCGATTCTACGTTGTCTCCTGCCGCGTAAACATATGGTACGCTTGTTTGCATGCGATTATCGACTTTTATTCCTCCCAGCGAGCCTATTTCAACACCCATTTTTTTAGCCAGTTCAATGTTAGGTCTTGACCCGGTTGCCACCACTACGAAATCGGCTTTAAATTCCTTTGTCGCCGTAGAAACTACCTTTTTACCTCCTCTAGAAAAGATAGCGTTAGCACCTTCTCCCAACACTACATTTATCCCTTTTTCCTGCAACTTCTTCAGCAGTAACTTTGAAATTCGCTTCTCTAGTTTCTCATACATTAAATCTTGAAAGTATTCCAGTATAGTAACCTGCAACCCCCTTTTTGCGAGAGCATAACCCATTTCTATGCCTATAAAACTTCCTCCAATAACCACTACGCTCTTCGCTTTTTCAGCCTCTTCTTCCAGTCTTCTGCCATCTTCAACTGTTTTTATCGTATAAATCTTATCCTTATCCTCAATTTTAATAGAGCTAGGAATAAATGGGATAGAGCCTGTTGCAAGTATCAGCTTATCGTATTCAGTTTTTACTTTTTTACCAGTTTTAAGATTTTTAGCATATACCATCTTAGCATTTGGATCTATATCTTCTACTTCTGTCGAGGTATAGACGTTAAACCCTGGCATTTTAGGCGGTTCCTCGATTATTAACTCCCAACCCGGAAGTACTCTCATTAAAACATCATGTATGGAACATGGGTGATATATCGCATAGCTCCTTTTTTCAAAAACCGTTACTTCCGCTAATCTGCTATAGGTTTTGGCGTAACCTGCTGCTGTCATTCCAGCTGCTGCATAACCTACAATAACTATTCGCTCTCTATTATTCATCTAGTATCCCAACGAACTTTCTAATTCTAAGACTATATTTTTGTGGTAATAGTTAAAAAGACCTTCTTTAGCATTAAACTTTA is part of the Thermoproteales archaeon genome and harbors:
- a CDS encoding FAD-dependent oxidoreductase, which codes for MNNRERIVIVGYAAAGMTAAGYAKTYSRLAEVTVFEKRSYAIYHPCSIHDVLMRVLPGWELIIEEPPKMPGFNVYTSTEVEDIDPNAKMVYAKNLKTGKKVKTEYDKLILATGSIPFIPSSIKIEDKDKIYTIKTVEDGRRLEEEAEKAKSVVVIGGSFIGIEMGYALAKRGLQVTILEYFQDLMYEKLEKRISKLLLKKLQEKGINVVLGEGANAIFSRGGKKVVSTATKEFKADFVVVATGSRPNIELAKKMGVEIGSLGGIKVDNRMQTSVPYVYAAGDNVESLELISRKPVLSLLASTAVRQGRVAGINVVGGNDFFPGTVNAWIVNLHDFQFGATGITKEYAEKIGYKPVSVGLSTYVKPSIYSENQIVNMQIVLDSETHRVLGFHILGERDVALWLDVMTQVIIDRKTVEDVARIELVYTPSVRECIDPLHKLADSALRRLRR